Genomic DNA from Methanothermobacter thermautotrophicus:
CATACTGGGATCATCATTCCAGACAGAACCTGAATACACTGATCTTGTCTACAGGATGGCCCTGATAACAACCCTTCTAAGAGCAAAAAGAAGCATGGCCCAGATAACCAGAGAATCTAAGGACCATAAGGTCGCAGAGGTTATATACCCCCTAATGCAGGTCATAGACATGGTCTACCTGGACGTTGATGTTGCCCTGGGTGGAATGGAACAGAGAAAGATCCACATGCTTGCACGTGAAAACCTGCCCAGACTTGGCTTCGATGCCCCTGTATGCATACACACCCCCCTCCTCCATGGAACCGATGGCTCCGAAAAGATGTCATCGAGTAAGGGTAACTTCATAGCCGTCGACGATTCCCCCGATGAAATACGGGAGAAGGTCAGGAAGAGTTACTGTCCAATGGGTGAGACTGAGGGCAACCCCATAATCGAAATCGTGAAGTACTTCATAATGCCAGAGTATGGAAGGATGACCATAAGGAGACCTGAGAAATTCGGGGGCGACCTGCAACTGGATCTTGATGAACTCCTCGAGATGTACTCCACGAGTGAACTGCACCCACTGGACCTGAAGAACGCTGTCTCAGACTACCTTGTGGAAATGCTTGAACCTGTAAGGGAATACATGGAAGGTGTTTAGATGCTCTATGAAATGAGACTGCCGCCTGGCATAACACATACAACGATGGCTGAAATAATTGAAAAATATGAGGTTGAACTGATACAGACCGATGATGGCCCTGTTCTGAGGGGTGAAATGGAGGAACTCCAGAGGGCAAGGGACAGAATCCTCGAGTCTCTCAGGGAGAGAATAGAGGAACTCGAAAACCCGGCCACACGGAGCTGATCCAACAATTCCTTTTTTTAGTTCCCTGAAAATGATAACCGTTAAGGAGGCTACAGTATGCCCCCTGAACATATGCCTAAATGGGGGGCCAGTATCCTCCGTATATCCCTCTGGATCATATTAACCCCCCTTTCAGCGTTCACAGTGTAGAAGCCCTCTTTATCTGCAAGTTCAAGGTACCTTTCACGTACCCCTGCAAGGTATGAGGGATCCTCAAACTCATCGGTTCCGCCACATCGCTCCATGGCCACCTCAACGTCGATGTCGAGGAGTATGACAATATCTGGTCGTGGAGCGAACCTGTTTATCTCAGAAATCCATTCCTCAGGCCCCTGATACACCAGACTGGAATAGTAGCACCTGTCACTTATAACCACCCCATCTGACCATTTACCCTCAATTTTACTCCTCAGTGTCAGCCGGTCCGCTGCAAAGAGCAGGGCAAGGATCCTCTGAACATCAGGTGCCCTGGCACCTGGAGTTGAAAGCATGCTCCTTATGAGGCTTCCGATATTAGAATCGGTTGGTTCCCTGACTTCCTGGACCCTGTAACCGTTTTCCCTGAGCCAGCTTGCCGTCAGGGAGGCATGGGTTGTCTTACCGGAACCATCGATTCCCTCAAAGCATATGTACATGGTGGTTAATCTATCAGGAACAGGTAAAAAATCTTCCCCTACCGAGGATCGTGGTTAATCCATCAGGACCCGGGAAAAGATCTTCTCCTCCGCTGGAGGACATAACTTTATAATGCTTCAGACACAGAATTATTTAGGATTATTTTAGTGATAATTGAGGTGGACCATGTCTAGAGCTAAGGTTATGGTGGTTGAGGATGAGAGCATAGTTGCCATTGATATCAGCCAGCGCCTTCAATCACTTGGATACGAGGTTACAGCCACCGTCTCCTCAGGTGAAAAGGCCGTTGAAATGGCCGAAAAAACAAGGCCAGACATCATACTGATGGATATAGTCCTCAAAGGTGAAATGGACGGTATAGAAGCTGCTGAAGAGATAAATAAGCGGATGAAGGTCCCCATAGTCTACATAACAGCATACTCAGACGAGGAAACCCTCAGGAGGGCCAAGGTAACAGGACCCTTCGGTTACATAATAAAGCCCTTCGAGGACCGTGAACTCCACAGCGTCATTGAGGTGGCCCTCTACAAACATGAACTTGAGCGTAGACTGGCTGAGAACGATGAACTCTTCAGGGCAATACTCTCATCGGTTCAGGATATACTGTTCACAGCAGACAGTGAAGGCAGGTTAACGATGGTATCCCCCGGACCCCTTGCAGGATACGGCCTTGAAGCCGATGATGTTCTGGGAAAAGGACTTGTGGAGGTCTTCGGGGATGAGGTTCACCATGAGATGATCGGGAGGGCCCTCAAAGGGGAACCTGTGACCTATGAATGGACATGGACACCCCATGACAAATTCTACTTCGAAACAACCCTGTCGCCCCTCCGCGACTTTGAGGGCAATATCACAGGGGTTGTGGGAATACACCGGGACGTCACCGAAAAGGAGACTGCAAGAAAGGCCCTTGAAAGGGAGACCCTCATAAACCGGGAACTAGCAGACCTCTCAAAACAGTTACTGGCCTCAATGTCAATTGAGGAAATTTCAGATAGCATAACCAGGAAGGCAGAGGCCCTCACTGAGAGCAGATACTGCCTTGCGGGTTTCATTGAATCAGGCACGTTGAAGAATTATACCCTCACAGAGAACGTCAGAAGGGAGTGTCACCTCGATACAGATTCATTAAAACTGGGCGGTTTAATTGAGTGGATACTGAGGGAGAAGGAGGCCATTCTTCTAAATGACCCCTCCTCTGATCCACGGTACAGTGGTGTCCCAGAGGACCACGTGGAGATCAGCAACCTGCTTGCGGTTCCAGCAGTCCTCAGGGATGAACTGGTGGGCATATTGATGGTCTCAGGGAAGGAAGGAAGCTATGATGAGGGCGACCTGGAACTACTCCAGCGCCTTGCAGACATATACGCCCTCGCAATTCACAGGAAAATGGAAGAGGATCGTTTGAAGGCCAGTGAGGAACGTAACAGGGCCCTGGTGGAAAAATTCCTTAAAATAGTTACAGACGTCCTCGAGGAAATTAAATAAAGCTGATTTTAGTCGGAGGAAATTCCAGTTGGAAATACCTGAACTCCTTGCGCCTGCTGGTTCCCCTGATACCTTCAGGGTGGCCCTGAATGCAGGGGCCGATGCGGTTTACCTCTCAGGAAAGGACTTTGGTGCAAGGTACTATGCAGAGAATTTCAGCCTCAGGGAAATCCGGGAAGCCGTGGACTACGCTCACCTCCATGACAGGAGGGTCTACGTAACCCTAAACACCCTCATAAGGGACTCGGAGATCCAGAGGGTATCGGATTACCTCCAGGAACTCCATGCAGCAGGGGCAGATGCAGTGATAATACAGGACCCCTCCATACTTTTTCTCAGGGATGAACTATCACTTGACATCCCACTCCATGCCTCAACCCAGATGACCATCCACAACATGGCCGGCATCAAATGGGCAGAGGATGTGGGCCTTGAGAGGGTTATACTTGCAAGGGAGCTCTCAGTTGATGAGATCAGGGATATAACCTCAAAGGCTGGGGTGGATATCGAGGTATTTATACATGGGGCCCTCTGCTACAGCTACTCAGGACAGTGCCTGCTCTCATCATTCATAGGGGGTAGAAGCGGCAACCGGGGGCGGTGCGCCCAGCCCTGCAGAAAGAAGTATGAACTCATCCAGCTCAAACCCGGAAGGAGGGTTGTTAAACTCCCCTGGAAGTACCTCCTGTCTACCAGGGACCTCTCAGCCTACATGCACCTTGACAGGCTCGTTGATGCCGGTGTCAGTTCACTCAAGATAGAGGGCAGGATGAGGTCGGCCGAGTACGTCGCCACCACGGTCAGCGTATACAGGAGGGCCCTTGATGAGATAAAGGAGGGGAGGTGGAGGCCTTCCAGAAAAGAGTTTGAAAGGCTGATGCTGACATTCAACAGGACCCTGAAGGGGGGTCACCTGGTCGGTGAGGATTTCATGGGGCGTGAATACCCCGGTGACAGGGGCCTTCCCATTGGATACGTTGAGAAGTACTCCATGGGCAGGGCAATCGTAAGGCTGACCTCAGAGACTGTGCCCAGGAGGGGTGATGGTCTCTTCTTCCAGAAAAACAGTATGGGCATCCGCCTCGGTGACCACCTGCTGGATGGAGGTATTCTCTCCATTCCCTCAAAACCTGTCACCCCTGGTAGCAGGGTCTATCTCACAGGACGAAGGGAACTCCAGAAATTCACTGAAAAGCTCAGGAGTTCACATCCACCCCACCTCTGGGACGTTGAGCTCCGGTTCATTGCATCAGAGGATGGTGAAGTTCATCTCACAGCCGAATGGTCAATGGATGGAAGGACTCTGAGGGAATCCATTGATGCGAAGTTCGAGAGGGCCCTCAGAAGGCCCCTGGCACCCGACACAATCAGAGAACAGCTTCTGAAAGCCGGTGATAAACCCTTCAGATTAAGTTTTGCGGAATTCAGATATCCTGGAGGACTTTTCCATCCCATCAGCGGCCTTAATGCCCTCCGAAGGGAGCTTCTCAGTAGAGTTGAGAAGAGAATAATTGAGGAGAAGAGATCAGAGAAGGTCAAGGAGAAGAAATCGTCTGAGAAGGTTTCAGAGGGTTTCGCCGGGAGGTCTGCAGCCGGGGGTGGAGATCAAAGCCCCTGCATCTCAGTATATGTTGAGGACCTCCCATCCCTGGAGACGGCCCTGATGGCAGGAGCTGGGAGGGTATACTTCGAACCCATGATCCACAGGGACTTCAGGGAATGTGACTGGAATGATGTCAGATCAATCCTCAGGGAAGCCAGAGACATTGCATCGGGATACGATGCTGAATTCGTATGGAAGTGGCCTGATATAACCCATGACTGGCTTCTAAGGAGACTGCTCAAAATTGAAGATGAACTGAACCTGAACATCATGGTTGGTGGGTTCGGGATCCCCGAGCTGATAAGGGGTGGTGTGAAGATATATGGATCCCCGGCCCTCAACATATTCAACAGCATATCCTCCATGCTGATGTCGGGGAGGTTCCACATGCTAACAGTTTCACCGGAACTATCCGGGGAGGACCTCATGGGGATGGAAGGTAACCTTGAGGTTCCAGTTCACGGGAACCTCACCGCCATGGTTACAAGGGACAACCTCTGGAGGCTGGTCCCCAAGGATTTCAACACAGGATCAGACTCACTGTGGGCCTTAAGGGACAGTAGAGGAGCTACATTCCCAATGAATCAGCTCATGGGGTGTGAAACCGTTATCATGAACTCAAGAGAGACCTGTCTCATAGACTTCCTTCCATCACTGTTGAGATGGGGTTTCAGGAATTTTTCCATTGACTGTCGTATATATCCTCCTGGGAGAACAAGAGCCCTTGTGGAATCATACATTGAGGCCCTTGAAAACCCTGAAGGGATAGTTGACATCAAGGAAAAAATTGAGGGGGAAAGTGAATACGGTATAACAGCATCACATTTCAGGCACGGTCTCAGGGAGTAATGCGGGCCCACATGTGCATCTGGTGGGTTCTTCGCTGGTTTAGCTGAACTTTCTTGTCTGGGAATGGTCCCAATAAAACTCCTGGAACTTATAAAAGTCAAGCTGCTTCACAGCAGAGAATAGTTTCCAGATGCACTCTGAATTCCTATATATCAAAGGAAATGCATAGTTGGCATGATGAATTCCAGAGATTCAGTTGAGGCCGTCCTTACAGAGGTCAGTGGAATAGGGGAAAGACTGGCGAGGAAGATAGTAGATGAATTTGGCGGTGAGGATGAACTCCTCAAGGCAGTTAAAAACCTTGAGATTGACAGGCTTGTTGCAATTGAGGGTATAAGTCAGCGCAGGGCCATTGAAATAGCCAATAGACTTCTTGGAAACCCATTACCATCATTTTTAAAGACAGAGAGAGCATTTCAGATATACAAGGAGATACAGGAATTGATGATGTCCTATGCCCATACAGACTACGCCCGTAACCGTATAATGCTTCTGCATCCCTCCACAGACACCGATTCCATGATGGAGCATATAAGAATGGTTATGGAAGCAAAGAGAATGGTGGAGGAACTGCCTGTTGAAAAACTGAGGGAACTTCTCAGGAATCTGGATAGACCCCGGGACCCCCCCATAACCTTCAATCCATCCAAGGCCATCCTTGTGGAGACAAGGGAGGACTACGACCTCCTCATAGACATGGGACTCAACCGTTACCATCCGGTGATTCTCAATCCGGACCCGGGTGAACTTGATGAATATGAACTCATAATCTATGTCTACTCTGAGGGAATGATTGAACTTGAGGATACATTCAACACCATAATGGTGACCGCTGATTCAGATAAACATGAAATTGTGCCGGAATGTGTCCTCAATTACTTCAGAAAAAACCTTGAAATCTTCCGTAACGCCCTTGAGATTAAGAGGATCCTTGGAATGGAGACCTGCCTCCATGAAGTCGTTGAGATAATGGATGCGCTTCAGGGTGCCGGTAAGGAAGAGGTTGACATCGACGAGGCCGTGAATTCCGTCAAGGCATGGGCTGATATGAGGCTCAGGGACCTCATAAAGGACATCGACCTCAGCGGTGATGAGGTGCTGGCCCTCCTGAACCAGGGCATGACAGCCAAACTTGAGAGGATATTTGATGATGTCCTCTCTGAGGCGCGAAGCATGATAAGAAAGCAGACCGGTATTGAATTTGACCCCTTCATAAGATCATATCCCCTCAAGATTGACCAGAGAGAGGTTGAAAGGGTTAAGAGGCTTGAGGCTGCTTCAAGGAATCTGAGGGAATTCGAGGTTAAGGTTGATGCTGCAACCAGACTAAGTGAACTGAGGGATTCCGTCGAAGGTGAAATAAGGGATATAATGGAATTCGACTACCGCCTCGCCCTCGGACTCTTTGCCCATGAATATGAACTAACCGAACCTGAGTTCGGTGATGAAATAAGTCTGAGGGGGGCCCTCCACCTTAACCTTGTGGGATCCCGGAACTCCCAGCGTGTTGACTATCAGATCGGTGACCATGATAATGTCGTGTTGCTGACCGGGGCCAACAGTGGTGGTAAAACAACACTCCTTGAGACACTGGCCCAGGTCACCATCATGGCCCAGATGGGTCTGCCGGTCTGTGCCCTTGAGGCCCGTGTCAGGATCGTTGATGAGGTTTACTTCATCTCGAAGAAGAGGTCCCTGGATGCGGGTGCATTTGAATCATTCATAAGGACCTTCACCCCGGTCACCACAAGTGAAAACTCAAAGCTTATCCTCCTTGATGAGCTTGAGGCCATCACAGAACTTGACGCTGCCGTGAAGATTATAGCAACATTCATAGAGTTCATAGGGGAGTCCAGTTCCCTTGCGGTCATCGTTACCCACATGGCCCGTGAGATAATGAAGTATGTCGATGTCAGGGTGGATGGTATTGAGGCCAGGGGCCTTGATGATGAGTACAATTTAATAGTTGATAGAACACCCCGCATAAACTACCTTGCAAGGAGCACACCTGAACTTATAATAAGGATGATCTATGAGAAATCCTCTGATGAAGAGAGGATTGTCTATGGGAAGATACTTGAAAAGTTTCAGAAAACAGATAAAGCAGGAGAAAGTAAATCATAATTATGATGGAAGACCTTGAAGAATATATAGGGGCCCTTAAAGTTAGGTGTCCATCCATCTATGAGGCCTTTAACCGAATATATGAAGTGGGGTGCTCACATGGGTCCCTTAAGGTGACTGGGGGACTTGAGAAGAGGTTTGATAAAAATTTTATTGAATCCGTGAAAGAACAGAAGATTATAAGGGTTTACAACCGCTGGACCGGTGAAGGCGCGCTATTTAATTCATTTCGTCTAAAGAAACCTGTTATGGATCATGGAGATGCTAAAAAAATTCTGAAGGAGTTGCTCAGGGACGATGCCCGGTGTGACTTCTGCATGCCGGAACTGTATACTCCTGAAGACGATTTTGGGCGTGTAAGGGGTCAGCACTCAATCACAGCGTCCAACATCGCAAAGTATGATGCATGGAGTGGCCTTTTAATTTTCAGAAAACATAATCCCCTTGATTTTAGCTTCGAAGAACTTTCAGATTACCTCTCAACGGCTTCAAAGTGGTTTGAACTGGCAGCGAAATCCTCAGGGTTCCGTTTTCCATTTATAGTGTGGAACTGTATGCCACGTGCGGGTGCGTCACAGATACACGGGCATATGCAGCTTCTCCTCGGTGAGAGGCCCTATGGAAAGGTTTCATTCCTTGAAGAAGCCTCCAGAAGGTACCTTGAGACCTACGGGTCATCTTATCAGGACGATGTCTTCAGGGTGCACAGTGCCATTGGGCTTGGGGCTGAATACGGTGATGTATCTGTATATGCAAGTATCACGCCAGTAAAGGAAAGAGAAATTAACATAACATTTAAGAGTGAATTTGGAGGGGACAGGAAACTCCAGATGTGCCTCTTTAAAATTTTGAGGTGCCTGATAGATGAAGCTGGTGTCTGCAGCTTTAACCTCTCAATACATCCATTCAACCAGGATATGAATATTCCAGGCATTATAAGGATCGTTGACAGGGGAAGCATCACGTCAAAATCCTCTGATATAGGTGGAATGGAACTCTTTGGTAGTTCTGTTATCGGCAGTGACCCCTACATGATTTTTGATAAAATTAAGGGTGTTCTTGATGCCTGATTATCTGTTTGATTTCCTGGATGACCTGAAATTTTTGAAGAATGCAGATAAAACAGCCATAATCACGGACATAGATGGGACCATAAGTGAAATAGCACCAACACCTGAAGAAGCCTTTGTGGACGATGAAATGAGGGATGTTCTGGGGAAACTTGCATCAAGATACCGGCTCCTGGCCTTTATAAGCGGAAGACCTGTCCATGATGCACTCCAGATGGTGGGGGTTCCCGGTGCAATTTATGTTGGAAACCATGGTCTTGAGTATATCATAGATGGAAATTATCAGCGTTTCAGTGAAGTTGAAGACTATCTTCCCCTCATAAAAAAATGTGCCCTTGAACTTAGAAATAGAACACATGATGAGAACCTCATATTCGAGGATAAGGGCATCTGCTATTCCATACATTACCGTCAGTGCTCGGATCCCATGCTATCACGTGAAAGAATACTCAGAAAGCTGAGGGATATACCTGAATCAAAGGGGCTGAAGGTGGATGAGGGGCGAATGCTTGTGGAACTCAAGCCACCCCTCCATTACAACAAGGGCTTTATAGTGAGGAAGATACTGGAGGATTCCAGTGTGTCATCTGCAGTGTACCTTGGAGATGATACAACAGATGCTGATGCCTTCAGGGAACTCAGAAAACTTGAATCAGAGAGAAACATGAATAATGTCCCGATACTTGTACTGTCAAAAGAAATACCTGCTGAAGTAAAGAACAGCGCTCGATTTTTTGTCTCTGGGGTCTCTGAAGTTCTTAAATTCTTCAAATGGCTCTTAAAGTAGTTCCCTAATTAATAAGATAATTGCATCTCTACTGAAAAAAAATACTTATTAGTGCGAAATAACATAAATAATGTTCATGACATCCGTGGTTGTCATGGCGGGGGGGAAGGGTACAAGAATAAGGCCATTAACATTCTCAAGGCCAAAACCCCTTGTACCCGTTGCAAACAGGCCAATCCTCGATTACATAATCCAGAGGGTTCTCGATTCCGGGTACCGGAAGGTTGTGATGACACTCGGCTACCTTAAAGATCAGATAAAATCCCATGTCCTCGAAGGGTACACTGGAATTGATTTTAAATTCTCAGTCGAAAAGGAGCCGCTTGGAACGGCTGGGGGTGTGAAGGCAGCCTTCAGTGAAATAGATGAAACATTCATTGTGCTCAGTGGTGATGTGCTCTTTGATCTCAATCTGAGAGAAATGGTAAGATTCCACAGGAAAAAGAATGC
This window encodes:
- a CDS encoding tyrosine--tRNA ligase codes for the protein MDDSLETITRDVLEVITPEELMDVLRKDEPVVYTGYEPSGRVHLGHALTVRKLRELQDAGFRVKILLADYHAYLNGKGSMERIRELAEYNQKCFLALGLSPERTEFILGSSFQTEPEYTDLVYRMALITTLLRAKRSMAQITRESKDHKVAEVIYPLMQVIDMVYLDVDVALGGMEQRKIHMLARENLPRLGFDAPVCIHTPLLHGTDGSEKMSSSKGNFIAVDDSPDEIREKVRKSYCPMGETEGNPIIEIVKYFIMPEYGRMTIRRPEKFGGDLQLDLDELLEMYSTSELHPLDLKNAVSDYLVEMLEPVREYMEGV
- the tmk gene encoding dTMP kinase; amino-acid sequence: MYICFEGIDGSGKTTHASLTASWLRENGYRVQEVREPTDSNIGSLIRSMLSTPGARAPDVQRILALLFAADRLTLRSKIEGKWSDGVVISDRCYYSSLVYQGPEEWISEINRFAPRPDIVILLDIDVEVAMERCGGTDEFEDPSYLAGVRERYLELADKEGFYTVNAERGVNMIQRDIRRILAPHLGICSGGIL
- a CDS encoding response regulator, coding for MSRAKVMVVEDESIVAIDISQRLQSLGYEVTATVSSGEKAVEMAEKTRPDIILMDIVLKGEMDGIEAAEEINKRMKVPIVYITAYSDEETLRRAKVTGPFGYIIKPFEDRELHSVIEVALYKHELERRLAENDELFRAILSSVQDILFTADSEGRLTMVSPGPLAGYGLEADDVLGKGLVEVFGDEVHHEMIGRALKGEPVTYEWTWTPHDKFYFETTLSPLRDFEGNITGVVGIHRDVTEKETARKALERETLINRELADLSKQLLASMSIEEISDSITRKAEALTESRYCLAGFIESGTLKNYTLTENVRRECHLDTDSLKLGGLIEWILREKEAILLNDPSSDPRYSGVPEDHVEISNLLAVPAVLRDELVGILMVSGKEGSYDEGDLELLQRLADIYALAIHRKMEEDRLKASEERNRALVEKFLKIVTDVLEEIK
- a CDS encoding U32 family peptidase; translation: MEIPELLAPAGSPDTFRVALNAGADAVYLSGKDFGARYYAENFSLREIREAVDYAHLHDRRVYVTLNTLIRDSEIQRVSDYLQELHAAGADAVIIQDPSILFLRDELSLDIPLHASTQMTIHNMAGIKWAEDVGLERVILARELSVDEIRDITSKAGVDIEVFIHGALCYSYSGQCLLSSFIGGRSGNRGRCAQPCRKKYELIQLKPGRRVVKLPWKYLLSTRDLSAYMHLDRLVDAGVSSLKIEGRMRSAEYVATTVSVYRRALDEIKEGRWRPSRKEFERLMLTFNRTLKGGHLVGEDFMGREYPGDRGLPIGYVEKYSMGRAIVRLTSETVPRRGDGLFFQKNSMGIRLGDHLLDGGILSIPSKPVTPGSRVYLTGRRELQKFTEKLRSSHPPHLWDVELRFIASEDGEVHLTAEWSMDGRTLRESIDAKFERALRRPLAPDTIREQLLKAGDKPFRLSFAEFRYPGGLFHPISGLNALRRELLSRVEKRIIEEKRSEKVKEKKSSEKVSEGFAGRSAAGGGDQSPCISVYVEDLPSLETALMAGAGRVYFEPMIHRDFRECDWNDVRSILREARDIASGYDAEFVWKWPDITHDWLLRRLLKIEDELNLNIMVGGFGIPELIRGGVKIYGSPALNIFNSISSMLMSGRFHMLTVSPELSGEDLMGMEGNLEVPVHGNLTAMVTRDNLWRLVPKDFNTGSDSLWALRDSRGATFPMNQLMGCETVIMNSRETCLIDFLPSLLRWGFRNFSIDCRIYPPGRTRALVESYIEALENPEGIVDIKEKIEGESEYGITASHFRHGLRE
- the otsB gene encoding trehalose-phosphatase; translated protein: MPDYLFDFLDDLKFLKNADKTAIITDIDGTISEIAPTPEEAFVDDEMRDVLGKLASRYRLLAFISGRPVHDALQMVGVPGAIYVGNHGLEYIIDGNYQRFSEVEDYLPLIKKCALELRNRTHDENLIFEDKGICYSIHYRQCSDPMLSRERILRKLRDIPESKGLKVDEGRMLVELKPPLHYNKGFIVRKILEDSSVSSAVYLGDDTTDADAFRELRKLESERNMNNVPILVLSKEIPAEVKNSARFFVSGVSEVLKFFKWLLK